A genome region from Apus apus isolate bApuApu2 chromosome 2, bApuApu2.pri.cur, whole genome shotgun sequence includes the following:
- the NSUN2 gene encoding RNA cytosine C(5)-methyltransferase NSUN2 isoform X2, with protein MGRRARDRRRQQQQQQERRRERQQERGGGGGGDEQAGWAGGYPEIVKENELFERYYRELGIVPAGEWDAFMAALREPLPATLRITGYRSHAKEILHCLKEKYFKELQDLEVDGQKVEMPQSLSWYPEELAWHTNLSRKILRKSPQLEKFHQFLVSETECGNISRQEAVSMIPPLLLNVNPHHKILDMCAAPGSKTAQLIEMLHADMNVPFPKGFVIANDVDNKRCYLLVHQAKRLNSPCIMVVNHDASSIPNLQVDVDGRKEILFYDRILCDVPCSGDGTMRKNIDVWKKWTTQNSLQLHGLQLRIATRGVEQLAEGGRMVYSTCSLNPIENEAVIASLLEKSQGALELADVSSELPGLKRMPGITKWKVMLKDGQWFEEWKDVPSNRQTQIRPTMFPVKDEEKLKAMHLERCLRILPHHQNTGGFFVAVLIKKSPMPWNKRQPKVHQKLPQRTGDTEVAAANADNGSECITEEPALTENDESKKMQELQNSDTEQSKKEGVCGPPPSKKMKLFGFKEDPFVFLPEDDPLFLPIQKFYALDPSFPKMTLLTRTQEGKKRQLYMVSKELRNVLLNNSEKMKVINTGIKVWSRSSDGEQFGCAFRLAQEVALCVQEWGEEAEIVLELFPSRGEAASSPAAEAAATVGAPSNRQQRLLALAGSYRRGSKSVVSGGSPSQLGSGGSGGSSLVSPATGSKTGMAPAPRAAGRPRCSRGQNPARSLLRLRLDPQAGRQSPGTRLRIRESLRKHPSRPPPFHLLNLVPFIPQ; from the exons ATGGGCCGCCGCGCGCGCGACCgccggcggcagcagcagcagcagcaggagcggcggcgggagcggcagcaggagcggggcggcggcggcggcggcgacgAGCAGGCG GGCTGGGCCGGCGGCTACCCCGAGATCGTGAAGGAGAACGAGCTGTTCGAGCGGTACTACCGGGAGCTGGGCATCGTGCCCGCCGGCGAGTGGGACGCCTTCATGGCGGCGCTGAGGGAGCCGCTGCCCGCCACGCTGCGCATCACTGGGTACCGCAG CCACGCCAAAGAAATCCTTCACTGCTTGAAGGAAAAGTACttcaaggagctgcaggacctgGAGGTGGATGGCCAGAAAGTGGAAATGCCGCAGTCGCTGAGCTG GTATCCAGAAGAGTTAGCCTGGCACACGAACTTGAGTAGGAAAATCTTGCGCAAGTCACCGCAACTTGAAAAGTTCCATCAGTTTCTGGTCAGCGAGACAGAATGT gGAAATATCAGTCGCCAGGAGGCTGTTAGCATGatcccacctctgctgcttAATGTTAATCCTCATCACAAG ATTCTAGATATGTGTGCTGCACCTGGATCCAAGACTGCTCAACTCATTGAAATGTTGCATGCAGACATGAATGTTCCTTTTCCCA AGGGTTTTGTAATTGCTAATGATGTTGACAACAAGCGCTGCTATTTGCTGGTTCATCAGGCTAAGAGGTTAAACAGTCCATGCATCATGGTAGTAAATCATGATGCCTCCAGTATTCCTAATCTACAAGTAGATGTCGATGGAAGAAAAGAGATCCTCTTCTACGACAGGATTTTGTGTGACGTCCCCTGCAG TGGAGATGGAACCATGAGGAAAAACATTGATGTATGGAAGAAGTGGACAACACAAAACAGTTTGCAACTCCATGG ATTGCAGTTAAGAATTGCAACCCGTGGTGTTGAGCAGCTGGCAGAAGGTGGCAGAATGGTGTATTCCACGTGTTCGTTGAATCCTATAGAGAATGAAGCTGTGATCGCGTCTCTGCTGGAAAAGAGTCAAG GTGCCTTAGAACTTGCTGATGTCTCATCTGAGTTGCCAGGTTTGAAGAGGATGCCAGGAATTACGAAATGGAAG GTAATGCTGAAAGATGGACAGTGGTTTGAAGAGTGGAAAGATGTGCCTTCAAATAGACAAACACAAATACGTCCCACTATGTTTCCAGTAAAAGatgaagagaagctgaaggCAATGCATCTAGAACGTTG tcTTAGGATATTGCCACATCACCAGAACACAGGAGGTTTCTTTGTGGCtgtgttaataaaaaaatctccaatGCCATGGAATAAACGCCAGCCTAAG GTTCATCAGAAATTACCACAACGAACAGGAGATACTGAAGTGGCAGCAGCTAATGCAGATAATGGTTCTGAATGTATTACTGAGGAACCAGCGCTCACTGAAAATGATGAGTCTAAGAAAATGCAAGAATTGCAGAATTCAGATACTgagcaaagcaaaaaggaaggagTATGTGG accACCACCAtctaaaaaaatgaagttgtttggttttaaagaaGACCCTTTCGTGTTTCTACCTGAAGATGATCCATTGTTCCTTCCTatcca GAAATTTTATGCTTTGGACCCATCATTTCCCAAGATGACTTTACTAACTCGAactcaagaaggaaaaaagaggcagCTCTACATGGTTTCTAAGGAGCTAAGGAATGTGCTTCTGAACAACAGCGAGAAGATGAAG GTTATTAACACAGGGATAAAAGTTTGGTCTCGCAGCAGCGACGGTGAGCAGTTTGGATGTGCATTCCGATTAGCACAAGAG gtcgcgctgtgtgtgcaagaatggggagaggaagcagaaattGTGTTGGAGTTGTTCCCCTCCCGCGGCGAGGCGGCTTCTTCCCCAGCGGCAGAGGCGGCAGCGACAGTGGGTGCCCCCTCCAACAGGCAGCAGCGGCTCCTCGCCTTGGCAGGCAGCTACCGCAGGGGCTCCAAATCCGTGGTTTCAGGGGGCAGCCCCTCGCAGctcggcagcggcggcagcggtGGCAGCAGTTTGGTTTCCCCGGCAACCGGCAGCAAAACGGGGATGGCTCCGGCCCCGAGGGCTGCGGGAAGGCCCCGGTGCTCCAGGGGTCAGAACCCGGCACGGTCACTGCTGAGGCTCAGGCTCGatccccaggcaggcaggcagagtccTGGCACCAGGCTCCGTATCAGGGAAAGTCTGAGGAAGCATCCGAGCAGGCCTCCCCCTTTTCATCTGCTGAACTTGGTGCCTTTTATACCCCAGTGA
- the NSUN2 gene encoding RNA cytosine C(5)-methyltransferase NSUN2 isoform X1 produces MGRRARDRRRQQQQQQERRRERQQERGGGGGGDEQAGWAGGYPEIVKENELFERYYRELGIVPAGEWDAFMAALREPLPATLRITGYRSHAKEILHCLKEKYFKELQDLEVDGQKVEMPQSLSWYPEELAWHTNLSRKILRKSPQLEKFHQFLVSETECGNISRQEAVSMIPPLLLNVNPHHKILDMCAAPGSKTAQLIEMLHADMNVPFPKGFVIANDVDNKRCYLLVHQAKRLNSPCIMVVNHDASSIPNLQVDVDGRKEILFYDRILCDVPCSGDGTMRKNIDVWKKWTTQNSLQLHGLQLRIATRGVEQLAEGGRMVYSTCSLNPIENEAVIASLLEKSQGALELADVSSELPGLKRMPGITKWKVMLKDGQWFEEWKDVPSNRQTQIRPTMFPVKDEEKLKAMHLERCLRILPHHQNTGGFFVAVLIKKSPMPWNKRQPKVHQKLPQRTGDTEVAAANADNGSECITEEPALTENDESKKMQELQNSDTEQSKKEGVCGPPPSKKMKLFGFKEDPFVFLPEDDPLFLPIQKFYALDPSFPKMTLLTRTQEGKKRQLYMVSKELRNVLLNNSEKMKVINTGIKVWSRSSDGEQFGCAFRLAQEGIYTLYPFIHARIINVCIEDVKILLTQENPFLSKFSSETQKKVKDMAMGSIVLKYDPDPEKPDELQCPIVLCGWQGKTSLRAFVPKNERLHYLRMMGVEVFKAKRKEEESESKTEEEVQHRLEHTEERMDVEEHDLVTKMEAEIDEESYHSPVESSAMEVENKVEGLDQSSKNVNSHVSQESKDTDTSNVKD; encoded by the exons ATGGGCCGCCGCGCGCGCGACCgccggcggcagcagcagcagcagcaggagcggcggcgggagcggcagcaggagcggggcggcggcggcggcggcgacgAGCAGGCG GGCTGGGCCGGCGGCTACCCCGAGATCGTGAAGGAGAACGAGCTGTTCGAGCGGTACTACCGGGAGCTGGGCATCGTGCCCGCCGGCGAGTGGGACGCCTTCATGGCGGCGCTGAGGGAGCCGCTGCCCGCCACGCTGCGCATCACTGGGTACCGCAG CCACGCCAAAGAAATCCTTCACTGCTTGAAGGAAAAGTACttcaaggagctgcaggacctgGAGGTGGATGGCCAGAAAGTGGAAATGCCGCAGTCGCTGAGCTG GTATCCAGAAGAGTTAGCCTGGCACACGAACTTGAGTAGGAAAATCTTGCGCAAGTCACCGCAACTTGAAAAGTTCCATCAGTTTCTGGTCAGCGAGACAGAATGT gGAAATATCAGTCGCCAGGAGGCTGTTAGCATGatcccacctctgctgcttAATGTTAATCCTCATCACAAG ATTCTAGATATGTGTGCTGCACCTGGATCCAAGACTGCTCAACTCATTGAAATGTTGCATGCAGACATGAATGTTCCTTTTCCCA AGGGTTTTGTAATTGCTAATGATGTTGACAACAAGCGCTGCTATTTGCTGGTTCATCAGGCTAAGAGGTTAAACAGTCCATGCATCATGGTAGTAAATCATGATGCCTCCAGTATTCCTAATCTACAAGTAGATGTCGATGGAAGAAAAGAGATCCTCTTCTACGACAGGATTTTGTGTGACGTCCCCTGCAG TGGAGATGGAACCATGAGGAAAAACATTGATGTATGGAAGAAGTGGACAACACAAAACAGTTTGCAACTCCATGG ATTGCAGTTAAGAATTGCAACCCGTGGTGTTGAGCAGCTGGCAGAAGGTGGCAGAATGGTGTATTCCACGTGTTCGTTGAATCCTATAGAGAATGAAGCTGTGATCGCGTCTCTGCTGGAAAAGAGTCAAG GTGCCTTAGAACTTGCTGATGTCTCATCTGAGTTGCCAGGTTTGAAGAGGATGCCAGGAATTACGAAATGGAAG GTAATGCTGAAAGATGGACAGTGGTTTGAAGAGTGGAAAGATGTGCCTTCAAATAGACAAACACAAATACGTCCCACTATGTTTCCAGTAAAAGatgaagagaagctgaaggCAATGCATCTAGAACGTTG tcTTAGGATATTGCCACATCACCAGAACACAGGAGGTTTCTTTGTGGCtgtgttaataaaaaaatctccaatGCCATGGAATAAACGCCAGCCTAAG GTTCATCAGAAATTACCACAACGAACAGGAGATACTGAAGTGGCAGCAGCTAATGCAGATAATGGTTCTGAATGTATTACTGAGGAACCAGCGCTCACTGAAAATGATGAGTCTAAGAAAATGCAAGAATTGCAGAATTCAGATACTgagcaaagcaaaaaggaaggagTATGTGG accACCACCAtctaaaaaaatgaagttgtttggttttaaagaaGACCCTTTCGTGTTTCTACCTGAAGATGATCCATTGTTCCTTCCTatcca GAAATTTTATGCTTTGGACCCATCATTTCCCAAGATGACTTTACTAACTCGAactcaagaaggaaaaaagaggcagCTCTACATGGTTTCTAAGGAGCTAAGGAATGTGCTTCTGAACAACAGCGAGAAGATGAAG GTTATTAACACAGGGATAAAAGTTTGGTCTCGCAGCAGCGACGGTGAGCAGTTTGGATGTGCATTCCGATTAGCACAAGAG GGAATCTATACTCTGTACCCATTCATTCATGCAAGGATTATAAACGTCTGCATAGAAGATGTTAAAATTCTGCTAACCCAGGAAAATCCATTCTTAAGTAAATTTAGCagtgaaacacagaagaaagtCAAAGATATGG CAATGGGAAGTATAGTTCTGAAGTACGACCCAGACCCTGA AAAACCTGATGAACTTCAGTGTCCTATAGTGCTTTGTGGATGGCAAGGAAAGACATCACTCCGTGCCTTTGTGCCCAAGAATGAGAGACTTCATTACCTGAGGATGATGGGAGTTGAAGTGTTtaaagcaaagaggaaagaagaggaatcagaaagtaaaacagaggaagaagttCAACATAGGCTAGAACACACAGAGGAAAGGATGGATGTAGAAGAACATGATTTAGTCACAAAAATGGAAGCAGAAATAGATGAAGAATCTTACCACAGTCCTGTGGAAAGCAGTGCTATGGAAGTAGAAAACAAAGTGGAGGGTTTAGATCAATCTAGTAAAAATGTCAACAGTCATGTAAGCCAGGAAAGCAAAGACACGGATACGAGTAATGTGAAAGATtaa